Proteins encoded within one genomic window of Haematobia irritans isolate KBUSLIRL chromosome 5, ASM5000362v1, whole genome shotgun sequence:
- the LOC142239691 gene encoding pickpocket protein 28-like: MHICSSATSDREPYLKEIDYIRTLNKMLPDFDRYFYICMWFGNETTCGDLFTRVYTDEGICYAFNSLRANDMYHDVVVRNKMRTETSEIYNIAPLNWSLEEGYTDVGELHTYPARVLNSGSTAGLRVFLQSFIDEVDYTCQGPIQGFKVMLHSPDDVPSVSKHFVRISMDKEVIIAVKPKMITTSADIAAYDPAKRRCFMRKDRQLKFYKIYSQNNCERECLTNFTLSQCGCVHFSMPRSADTPICGENKIECYMKAQNELNLKQFKDGLQLAKEGIAPADNCNCMPACTSLEYEAEISEGHFDLVNTLKAYDDLDSYNEEYPGGKMSKLLIYFKENQFITSRRSELYGVTELLANFGGVFGLFMGISILSVVEVIYHFTLRLWSNMTRTIRG, from the coding sequence ATGCACATTTGTTCCTCGGCAACTTCGGATAGGGAGCCCTATCTGAAAGAGATCGATTATATACGAACTTTGAATAAAATGCTTCCCGATTTCGATAGATACTTCTATATTTGCATGTGGTTTGGCAATGAAACCACCTGTGGAGATCTCTTCACCCGTGTCTATACCGATGAGGGTATATGCTATGCCTTCAATAGTTTAAGGGCCAACGATATGTATCACGATGTGGTAGTGCGAAATAAAATGAGAACTGAAACCTCAGAAATCTATAACATTGCTCCTCTGAACTGGTCGTTGGAGGAAGGCTATACCGATGTGGGTGAATTGCATACCTATCCAGCTAGAGTATTAAATTCGGGATCCACAGCTGGTCTTAGggtatttttacaaagtttcatAGATGAAGTGGACTATACATGTCAAGGACCCATTCAAGGATTCAAGGTAATGCTACATTCACCCGATGATGTACCCTCGGTATCGAAACATTTTGTTCGAATCTCTATGGACAAGGAGGTTATTATAGCTGTCAAACCAAAAATGATTACCACCTCAGCCGATATAGCCGCCTATGACCCGGCCAAGAGGCGATGTTTTATGCGTAAAGATCGCCAGTTgaaattctataaaatctatagcCAGAACAATTGTGAAAGGGAATGTCTAACAAATTTCACTCTCTCTCAATGTGGCTGTGTTCATTTCTCAATGCCCAGGTCTGCAGACACCCCGATATGTGGTGAGAATAAAATCGAATGCTATATGAAAGCCCAGAATGAATTGAATCTGAAGCAATTCAAGGATGGCCTACAACTAGCCAAGGAGGGCATAGCTCCAGCAGATAATTGCAATTGTATGCCTGCTTGTACCTCATTGGAATATGAGGCAGAAATATCCGAGGGACATTTCGATTTGGTTAATACCCTGAAAGCCTATGACGATTTGGATTCATATAATGAAGAGTATCCTGGTGGCAAAATGTCCAAACTTTTAATCTATTTCAAGGAGAATCAATTCATTACCTCAAGACGTTCCGAGCTCTATGGTGTCACTGAGTTATTGGCCAATTTTGGTGGTGTTTTTGGACTATTTATGGGTATCTCCATACTTAGTGTTGTTGAAGTTATCTATCATTTCACATTGCGTTTGTGGTCGAATATGACGCGAACTATAAGAGGTTAA
- the LOC142240458 gene encoding pickpocket protein 28-like, whose protein sequence is MQLMLKLNDFLMDNQTFNENFTHSQLEDTLTLMHVCMFGFADWVDIKKPLIKDIDYMEKLNKMIVSMDRFIHNCNWFGNYASCDELFSPVYTDEGICYTFNSLNDQDMYRDVVMRTKSKHESNKTQTKWSLEGGYEMGSLLNTYPARVLSAGPVAGLSVHFQNFMDEVDYSCNGAVQGFKVLLHSPDDVPSVSKHFVRITMDKEVMIAVKPNMITTSPNLAAYDPAKRLCYLNKDRQLRFYKTYSQNNCERECLTNFTLSQCGCVAFSMPRTKDMPVCGADKLDCYKNAYSKLLLKEFNDGLNQQEASDDCNCLPGCTSLEYDIEISEGHLDLINTIKAIDYLDEFKSFRPDQKWSQLLIYFKENQFITSKRSELYGITELLANFGGVFGLFMGFSILSIVELIYHFTLRLWSNMTHTYGLN, encoded by the coding sequence ATGCAGTTAATGTTAAAATTGAACGACTTCCTAATGGATAAtcaaacattcaatgaaaacttTACACATTCGCAACTGGAGGATACGTTGACCTTAATGCATGTTTGCATGTTCGGTTTCGCCGATTGGGTGGATATAAAAAAACCATTGATTAAGGACATCGATTATATGGAGAAACTCAATAAAATGATAGTTAGTATGGATAGATTCATACACAACTGTAATTGGTTTGGAAATTATGCATCTTGTGACGAGCTCTTTAGCCCAGTTTATACAGATGAGGGTATCTGCTATACCTTCAATAGCCTCAATGACCAAGATATGTACCGGGATGTGGTAATGCGGACTAAATCTAAGCATGAATCAAATAAAACACAGACAAAATGGTCTTTGGAGGGGGGATATGAGATGGGAAGCCTTTTAAATACCTACCCGGCTAGGGTATTGAGTGCTGGTCCTGTAGCAGGACTTTCAGTACATTTTCAGAATTTCATGGATGAAGTAGATTACTCATGTAATGGAGCTGTACAAggctttaaagtccttttacatTCACCCGATGATGTACCTTCGGTATCGAAACATTTCGTACGTATAACCATGGATAAAGAGGTGATGATAGCAGTCAAACCTAATATGATCACTACATCACCCAATCTGGCTGCCTATGATCCTGCCAAAAGACTTTGTTATCTCAATAAAGATCGCCAATTGAGATTCTATAAAACCTACAGTCAGAATAATTGTGAAAGAGAATGTCTAACGAATTTCACCCTTAGCCAGTGTGGATGTGTTGCATTTTCCATGCCCCGAACCAAGGATATGCCAGTTTGTGGTGCAGATAAACTTGATTGCTACAAGAACGCCTATAGCAAATTGCTGCTGAAAGAATTCAATGATGGCTTAAACCAACAAGAGGCTTCCGATGATTGTAACTGTTTGCCTGGCTGTACTTCTTTGGAATATGACATTGAAATATCCGAAGGTCATTTGGATTTGATCAATACCATTAAGGCTATTGATTATCTTGATGAATTCAAGAGTTTTCGTCCGGATCAAAAATGGTCTCAATTGTTGatctactttaaagaaaatcaaTTTATTACCTCGAAACGTTCTGAGCTGTATGGTATCACTGAGTTGTTGGCTAATTTTGGTGGTGTTTTTGGACTATTTATGGGCTTTTCTATACTAAGTATTGTGGAATTGATTTATCATTTTACCTTGCGTTTGTGGTCAAATATGACCCATACCTATGGATTGAATTAG